Proteins encoded in a region of the Benincasa hispida cultivar B227 chromosome 2, ASM972705v1, whole genome shotgun sequence genome:
- the LOC120072045 gene encoding isopentenyl-diphosphate Delta-isomerase I, protein MGDALPDAAMDAVQKRLMFEDECILVDENDRVVGHESKYNCHLMENIESKNWLHRAFSVFLFNSKYELLLQQRSATKVTFPLVWTNTCCSHPLYRESELIEEEALGARNAAQRKLLDELGIPAEDVPVDQFIPLGRMLYKAPSDGKWGEHELDYLLFIVRDVNVNPNPDEVADVKYVTKEQLKELLRKADAGEEGLKLSPWFRLVVDNFLFSWWDHVEKGTLKEAADMKTIHK, encoded by the exons ATGGGAGACGCCCTTCCTGATGCTGCCATGGACGCCGTCCAAAAGCGTCTCATGTTCGAAGACGA GTGCATTTTAGTGGATGAGAATGACCGGGTTGTTGGTCATGAATCCAAATATAACT GTCACTTGATGGAAAATATCGAATCTAAGAACTGGCTTCATCGTGCTTTCAGCGTCTTTTTATTCAATTCCAAATATGAATTACTTCTTCAG CAACGATCAGCGACAAAAGTGACGTTTCCGCTTGTCTGGACGAACACTTGCTGCAGTCATCCATTGTATAGAGAATCTGAACTAATTGAGGAGGAAGCTCTTG GTGCAAGGAATGCTGCCCAGCGGAAGCTGTTAGATGAACTCGGTATTCCTGCTGAAGACGTCCCAGTCGACCAGTTCATTCCCCTCGGTCGTATGCTATACAAGGCACCCTCTGATGGCAAATGGGGGGAGCATGAAT TGGACTATCTCCTCTTCATTGTTCGAGATGTCAATGTGAACCCAAACCCGGACGAAGTGGCAGACGTGAAATATGTAACCAAGGAGCAGTTGAAGGAGCTTCTAAGAAAAGCAGATGCTGGAGAAGAGGGGTTGAAGCTCTCCCCTTGGTTCAGGCTTGTTGTGGACAACTTTTTGTTCAGTTGGTGGGATCATGTGGAGAAGGGGACTCTCAAGGAAGCTGCTGACATG aaaaca